One Salvia splendens isolate huo1 chromosome 1, SspV2, whole genome shotgun sequence genomic window, TCAGAAGATTAGAACACAATCTCGAAGAGGCAATGAAGGTGATAGATACTCACCCCGGCATCAGTTGCAATGGGCCTTCCTAGACGACTCAACTCAGTTTCTAGATCAATTATGGTTTTGTTGATGAGGGACTGAAGGCTTGGAATTCGAGATTTGATAACAGCTTCCAAGTGCTATCATGAAGAAGCCCAAAATaagtagtaataaattataatgTAGAAACTTAACTTAGATAGAAGCAACAAAAGGAATAACTCGAACAAGAGAAAAACTGCCACAACCTTTGTTTTGTAGGCCTTGATCTAAAGGCAAATAGATCAAGCATGTTTCAGACTAAAGGAAAAGACATCACTTCAGCATTCTTGGCCGCATTTAAAAGGCCACGGAAATTTCACTTCCAAGTATTTTGTTAAGaaaattttttttggtttaattttgtCGAGACTATATAAATGTCTGGAAAACAAAAAGAATTGGCTCAACGTCAGCTagttctttatttttcttactcTGGATAGAACTTTCCCTAGATGTTCAGAACCCATCCGCTGAGCAAGATGGTTGTATTCTGGGGTTTCAGAGAAATATTCACGCTCTCTACGCCTAGCGGCAATCATGTCAACCTTTTTGTTAATGTCAGCTTGAGACCTGTTAACAACACCAATCCATGGAAACTGCAGCTTATACGCTCTTCCTTCCAGTATCTAGAATACATGAAAGTGTTCAAATAAGTCAAAAATTTTAAGTAACTCAATTAAGATAGAAAAGGCATACGAACCTATAGGAGGTgtaaaatatataattgataTACATGCATATAGCTGCAGGCAAAATCAACAGAGAAATATTGGATAATGTAAGTCATCATCAAACACAATGGTCATTGCCTCTAGATTGCAGGTTGGAATGTAAGTAATTGATCAGGAGTAGTACTAGTATCCAGATATAGATTGAGCAGGAGCAATTAATTCAAGCAAGAAAGGACAAACTAATAGTTTTCTATATGACAAGACAGcaatgaaaaataaaaggaaagctTCAAATACACAGATTCCTCTCTACTAATACTTGATAATATACAGTGAAAGTAGTGGTCAGCCATTCTACACTTACATCTACAGCATCCGTACCCTTGTCCATGAGATCAATCTTTGTCAAAACTCCAAATGTTCTCTCACCTAAATGGTAAAAATATAGATGTTAGAGAGAAATAGGAATGAAAAACCTTACAGAGTTGAAGGATGGATCATGCTCAAGTAGTAATGATGCATTCATAGGGATGAATCCACAGTAAGTCATACCTTTTGGATCCACTTCACGGGATATCTTAATAGCATCAGATGTTGCAAGATCTTGGTTGGCAGGAGAAACTGCTAAAATAATACAGTTGGGCTGCATTTGGCGgatttaacaaaaataaactgATGAAGCAGTCACTTTgtactgaaaataaaacttaaatGTCTTGGGCATAAACATAGAATTCCATATTGGTGCAGACAGCAATTAAGCTTCGTGCAAAACTGAAGAAAAAtgtcttttcttttcaattctATATTTGatagaaaatgaaaacaaaagacTGTAATCCTTCTAATGCATGACATTATTAGGCAACATCAATAAGTATAACAGGCCTCTTTACAGATGTGGAGCAGTAATGAACTACTTTCTGACTTCACTTATGGCAAAAAAAGCGAATATAATGAAATACCTTCTCAATGTAAGACCGCACCGTGTTCTCAATATCCATCACAATGCTTTCTGACTGGCCCTCTATCATATGTACATATTTACCATTTGGTTATTCCCAACAGTATGTACACGCGATAAAAAAAAGAGTAGTATCTCCAGATCGCATGATACATTTGAAGGAGAAAACTCACCAACAGCCACTTTCGTAAGGCCAGGAAGATCAATTAATGTCAAATTCACAACTGCAGTTTCAAGATGTACACAAATTAGTTCTTACTAGATATATAAACAAGGAGAAAACAAATCCATAGAATTTTAAAGATTCCATTTAAATTCATATGATAGAGGATGAGGAAACTATAGATTCAATTCAATGTTTTACTGTAACTTCAAATCCAAATTTTAAGCAGCAATCTTCCCAACCAAACAAGTACTACTACTTTAATAATGCATAAGATACTGTGATTCTTATTTCCAAATtctattcttcttcttcttgtcttCCCTCACCTTCTATGTCCGGTTATTACAATAGAACGTGAGACTGCATTATTTGCAGTCATTTGAGATAAATCTTTGATGTTGCTAGGCTGAAAATTATTTGATGTGAATCCGGATGCACACATGAAATGAGAAAACCTACTTTGGATATGAAAAAAGATATTACTACTACAGCAGAACAACtgaatttaaaataagaaatgaccAATGGGTGTTACGGACTTACCATTAGGGGAATATATGCTGAGATATATAGGAACGGCTGATATTTGTTTACTGCGTCCTGTCTCACGGTCAGTCTCATCTGCGATCTCCTTTATCACAGCAGCTAAACAAAGCAGATCATTGCCAATGGTCAGAATATGTTTACATGCATTCACACATACATCACATAGATCTATAACTTATATACAAGTGAAAGGCACAAAAGAGTCTTCTATAACTCTCACCGAAATCCGTGTATTTCTTCCTAGGAAGATGTCCAAACTCTGCATATTCTCGACCTTCATCAATCCGATGAAGCTGCAACACAAGTGGACGTCGAGTGACAATACCTGTGTTTTGCAAACTAAATCAATTCCGGTGTTCAAGGATATGGATATCCATGAGTCATAGCGAGACATCATCTACACAATGCCATTGCATGTGGTGATAAAGAAATACTACTAAACAATAAAACACTAGATACCTGATCCACGAGGCAAAAAGTCTTTCCCAACAATGCTCTCCAGCACAGAGGACTTTCCAGAACTCTAGAGACCATAAACATCATTGTCACTTACCACAGTTAATGATAAACTATATCCAAGGAGAAAGGAGAATGAAAAATCAACATTAAGACTAAAAATACACTGAGAGCTACTCAATAATAAACCTAAATAGCAGAAATCCCTATCAATAAATTCTAATTTTCAAACAACAATCAAAACGGATAAAAATCGACGATAATCAGAAACATCTAGTTTGAAAACAAATTATATCGATGGAACTCGGTTCTCCGCTGAAATTGATTAAACGAGGATTTGATTGGAGGCGTAAATTCGGATTACCTGACCACCGACGACGGCAATTGACGGCAGGGCATCCCAGAGAGTGGGCAACGCGCTCTCTTCGCCGTGATCGCCTAGCGCGGTGCATGCTCTCTGCAGTCTGTTAACTAATGCTATCAGATTCTCCATGTGGAGCAGAGTTCACACTCAATTGTGATTCGCCAACCACACCGCGatcaatttaattttgaagATGTTACGATCTTACGCCGCGGTCGGCCTATCTTGgctcgtcactgccgaactcaatgacttcttcgcggtcggcctatcttagctcgtcactgccgagCTCAGTGACCTCTTCTCGGTCTTCCTTTCTTAGTTCGGCGCTCGTCACTGCCGATCTCAGTGACCTCTTCTCGATCTTCCTCTCTTAGTTCGGCGTTGCCGAACTCAGCGATAAAACGCAGATCTCaacacttgaatgatcaatagaATGGATTGCATTAACAATGATAATGTTCTACAATCGAATAAGAAGCAAAGAGGAGCTCGCGATCCACGATCGGAGCTTAACAAACATACAACTCACAATATTCACgacaactcaaaagaaagaacAACTACTGCTATTTATACTCTCTGTATCTTAGCTCACTTCCTTCTCATTGGCTAGCAACACGTCACTGCCCTCTTCTTATTGGTTGAGACCTCTTAACTAATGCCACGTCACCGCGCTCTCCTTATATATCGCATGCATGTTCGCTAATGTTGCATGCATGTAAGCTAATTACGGTTTATACTCATGCATGCAACAATGCTCCCCTCTTAAGGTTCCTTTTCCACAAGGAACCATGGAAATCTGGCTTTAATCACCTCCGCAAACTCCCATGAAGCATCTGCCGGCGATTTTCCCTCCCAATGGATGAGCCATTTAGTAGCCGCTTGATTATGTCTCTTAACCATTTTTCTGTCGAGTATCGCCTGAGGAATAGCGTCATTTAAGTGAGATATCTCTGGTAGATCAGTTACGGGGCCTGTTGGAGGGGAAGCTGGTTTCAACAAtgatacatgaaacacattaTGAATTGTAGCCGAGGCTGGTAGATTGAGTTTATAAGCTACTGCACCAATCCTATCCAATATCTGATATGGACCAAAGTATTTGGGCTCAAATTTGTGGTGTTTTCCTCGGATGGATCTCTGCCTATACTCTCTCAATTTCAACCAAACCCACTCCCCTATCTCAAACTCCTTATCACTTCTGTGTTTGTCCGCTTGTTTCTTCATTCTGTCAGCCGCTTTCTGGACATTTCGTTTAAGTATAGCAAGCATCTCTTCTCTGTCTCTGAGAGCAAGATCGACTGCTTCAATATTGGAATCACCCGGTAAATAAGGAACATGTAAAGGAGGTGCAAAGCCATATAGAGCTTCAAAAGGAGTCATTCTAATACTCGAGTGATAGGTAGTATTGTACCAGTACTCAGCCAAACTCAACCAATGGAACCAAGTATGCGGTTTCTCTCCCATAGCACAACGTAAATAGCATTGTAAACTTCGGTTGACTATTTCAGTTTGCCCATCCGTTTCTGGGTGATAAGCCGTGGAATACAACAACTCAACCCCTAACAAGCTCATGAATTCTTTCCAGAAACTTCCCACAAAGATAGCTCCTCTATCACTCACAATCTTAACTGGCATTCCATGCAATTTAAACACAGAATCCATAAACACCTCAGCTACTTTCTTTGCTGTAAATGGGTGTGAAAGAGCCataaaatgtgcatatttaCTTAGTCTATCCACCACCACAAATATAGTGTCATAACCTTGAGAGCTCGGCAAGGCTTCAACAAAATCCATTGAGATATCTGTATAAATTGCAGTAGGTATTGGGAGAGGCTGTAATAATCCAGACGGAGAAGTATTACCAGGCTTGTATTTTTGGCAAGTAACACATAGTCGCACAAACTCTCTGACATCTTTTCTCAGTTTCGGCCAATATAACAGGGCAGCTATTCTCTTGTAAGTTCCCAATACTCCTGAATGACCAGCCAAGGCAGATCCATGGAAAGTAGATAAGATCTGAGCCTTAAGTAACACATCATTTCCCACCACCAGCTTGCCTTTTCTTCTCAGTTCTTCCCTCTCCCAACTAAATTTTGGATGAGACTCTGTATTCTGCTTTTTTTCTTCCAAAATTTTCTGGATCAGAGTGTCTTTTTTCCATGATTCCTTAACTTTTGCAATTAACTCAAGAGGAATCACAAAGGAAGTTAGAGCATAAGTCATCACTTCTGGAACTCTAGACAAAGCATCAGCCACTGAATTCTCAATGCCTTTCTTGTATCTAATTTCATAATCAAATTGCATTAGCTTGGTCATCCAAGCTTGTTGAGTAGGTGTAGTCAGCTTCTGATCcatcaaatatttcaaactCTGATGATCAGTCAGAATGATGAACTTCTTGCCTTGCAAATAATGATACCACTTCTTCACAGCCATTAAAATAGCCAACAATTCCTTCTCATATACTGATAAAGTCTGATATTTAGGAGATAGAGACTTACTAATGAAGGCTATGGGGTGCTTATCTTGCATTAGCACAGCTCCAATTCCAAATCCCGAAGCATCAGTCTCTATAACGAACTCTTTAGAAAAATCTGGCAAGGCCAACACAGGAGCTGTTATCATAGCCATTTTTAGCTTTTCAAAAGCTTCTTGTGCTTCATTTGTCCACTTGAATGTATTGCCCTTAATCACCTCTATCAGTGGTCTAGCTATCACTCCATAATGATGCACAAATCTCCTGTAATAGCCAGTTAAGCCAAGGAAGCTTCTCACTTGTTTGACAGTCTTAGGCTGAGGCCAATGTTTCACTGCTTCTATTTTTCCTTCATCAGTTGAGACCCCTTCATGAGATATAACATGACCGAGATACTCCACTTTCTTACACCCAAAAGTACACTTGCTCCTTTTAGCTAATAAGCTATGTTCTTTCATCAATTCCAGAACCACTCTCAAGTGTTGCTCATGGGCCTCTTGGTTGCTGCTGTAGACTAGAATATCATCAAAGAATACCAGTATAAATTTCCTCAAATAACTTCTGAAAATTGTGTTCATTAGATTCTGAAATGTTGCTGGAGCATTTGTCAAACCAAATGGCATGACTAAAAACTCATAGTGCCCGGAGTGAGTTTTAAAAGCAGTCTTATGGACATCCTCCGGTCTCATCCTTACTTGCCAGTAACCTG contains:
- the LOC121750306 gene encoding dynamin-related protein 5A-like codes for the protein MENLIALVNRLQRACTALGDHGEESALPTLWDALPSIAVVGGQSSGKSSVLESIVGKDFLPRGSGIVTRRPLVLQLHRIDEGREYAEFGHLPRKKYTDFAAVIKEIADETDRETGRSKQISAVPIYLSIYSPNVVNLTLIDLPGLTKVAVEGQSESIVMDIENTVRSYIEKPNCIILAVSPANQDLATSDAIKISREVDPKGERTFGVLTKIDLMDKGTDAVDILEGRAYKLQFPWIGVVNRSQADINKKVDMIAARRREREYFSETPEYNHLAQRMGSEHLGKVLSRHLEAVIKSRIPSLQSLINKTIIDLETELSRLGRPIATDAGGKLYMIMEICHVFDGIFKEHLDGVRPGGDKIYSVFDNQLPAALKRLQFDKHLALENVRKLITEADGYQPHLIAPEQGYRRLIETALITIKGPAEAVVDAVHGILKELVHKSINETAELKQYPSLRMEVGKAAVESLERMKEESKRATLQLVEMECSYLTVDFFRKLPQDVEKGGNPTHSIFDRYNDSYLRRIGSTVLSYVNATCAGLRNSIPKSVVYCQVREAKRSLLDHFFTELGKKEGRQLAKVLDEDPAIMQRRVSLAKRLELYRAAQDEIDNVAWSK